A window from Camelus dromedarius isolate mCamDro1 chromosome 9, mCamDro1.pat, whole genome shotgun sequence encodes these proteins:
- the LOC116152185 gene encoding zinc finger protein 548-like isoform X4, which produces MQMDVSPNGDGMCGPTAVAEMLMDPVQGRVVFEDVAIFFSQEEWGLLDEAQRHLYHAVMTENLALLSSLGCWLGAQGEEVPSEQGVSVGVSEVRTPKLGPSTSKALPCEMCDPVSKDLLPEYNTDQGLYVCGVNLSQHQKGQMRDNLSRRDEGRASLLSNSSEPTAERTWTCSGGRKEFHGSTGPIWQLAPHSVGKPRSNTEGREATDSGQSNYKCAQCGKAFRQKQTLVHQKIHTGVRTYECSKCEEFFKYNASFIKHQRLHNGERPYECSECGKAFSSPPEFSSCRNETKATKQQLFLLPPYQTCL; this is translated from the exons ATGCAGATGGACGTGTCACCAAATGGAGATGGCATGTGT GGACCCACAGCAGTTGCAGAAATGCTTATGGACCCTGTGCAG GGCCGTGTGGTCTTTGAGGACGTGGCCATATTTTTCTCCCAGGAGGAGTGGGGCCTCCTTGATGAAGCTCAGAGACACCTGTACCATGCTGTGATGACGGAGAACTTGGCGCTTCTGTCCTCCCTGG GTTGTTGGCTTGGAGCCCAGGGTGAGGAGGTACCTTCTGAGCAAGGTGTTTCTGTTGGAGTGTCAGAGGTCAGGACACCAAAGCTGGGTCCGTCCACCAGCAAGGCCCTGCCGTGTGAGATGTGTGACCCAGTCTCCAAAGACCTTTTGCCTGAGTACAACACTGATCAAGGGCTGTATGTTTGTGGAGTGAACCTTTCCCAGCACCAAAAGGGGCAGATGAGAGACAACCTTTCCAGAAGAGATGAGGGGAGGGCTTCACTCCTGAGCAACAGCAGCGAGCCCACGGCAGAGAGGACGTGGACGTGCAGCGGAGGCCGGAAGGAGTTCCACGGCAGCACAGGGCCCATCTGGCAGCTTGCCCCGCACAGTGTGGGGAAGCCACGGAGCAACACTGAGGGCAGGGAGGCCACTGACAGTGGGCAAAGCAATTACAAGTGCGCTcaatgtgggaaggccttcaggCAAAAACAGACACTTGTGCACCAGAAAATCCACACGGGTGTAAGGACTTATGAGTGCAGCAAATGCGAGGAATTCTTCAAGTACAATGCCAGCTTCATAAAACATCAGAGACTTCACAATGGAGAAAGGCCTTAtgagtgcagtgaatgtgggaaagcgTTCAG CTCACCTCCAGAGTTCTCATCTTGCAGAAATGAAACTAAAGCCACTAAACAACAActcttcctgctccctccctacCAGACCTGTCTCTGA
- the LOC116152185 gene encoding zinc finger protein 547-like isoform X3: MLMDPVQGRVVFEDVAIFFSQEEWGLLDEAQRHLYHAVMTENLALLSSLGCWLGAQGEEVPSEQGVSVGVSEVRTPKLGPSTSKALPCEMCDPVSKDLLPEYNTDQGLYVCGVNLSQHQKGQMRDNLSRRDEGRASLLSNSSEPTAERTWTCSGGRKEFHGSTGPIWQLAPHSVGKPRSNTEGREATDSGQSNYKCAQCGKAFRQKQTLVHQKIHTGVRTYECSKCEEFFKYNASFIKHQRLHNGERPYECSECGKAFRYVSTLLRHWRAHTVGRPYKCNECGKFFRYNSTLTKHQRVHTGERPYECSLCGEFFRYNSNLMKHWRNHTGERPYNCSECGKAFSHKHILVEHQKVHTGERPYECSKCQKAFIRKSHLVHHQKVHTEASVSALNVGNSLDTTPTSEQRIHGGKDLTSSGNMVNSLGTTTSS; the protein is encoded by the exons ATGCTTATGGACCCTGTGCAG GGCCGTGTGGTCTTTGAGGACGTGGCCATATTTTTCTCCCAGGAGGAGTGGGGCCTCCTTGATGAAGCTCAGAGACACCTGTACCATGCTGTGATGACGGAGAACTTGGCGCTTCTGTCCTCCCTGG GTTGTTGGCTTGGAGCCCAGGGTGAGGAGGTACCTTCTGAGCAAGGTGTTTCTGTTGGAGTGTCAGAGGTCAGGACACCAAAGCTGGGTCCGTCCACCAGCAAGGCCCTGCCGTGTGAGATGTGTGACCCAGTCTCCAAAGACCTTTTGCCTGAGTACAACACTGATCAAGGGCTGTATGTTTGTGGAGTGAACCTTTCCCAGCACCAAAAGGGGCAGATGAGAGACAACCTTTCCAGAAGAGATGAGGGGAGGGCTTCACTCCTGAGCAACAGCAGCGAGCCCACGGCAGAGAGGACGTGGACGTGCAGCGGAGGCCGGAAGGAGTTCCACGGCAGCACAGGGCCCATCTGGCAGCTTGCCCCGCACAGTGTGGGGAAGCCACGGAGCAACACTGAGGGCAGGGAGGCCACTGACAGTGGGCAAAGCAATTACAAGTGCGCTcaatgtgggaaggccttcaggCAAAAACAGACACTTGTGCACCAGAAAATCCACACGGGTGTAAGGACTTATGAGTGCAGCAAATGCGAGGAATTCTTCAAGTACAATGCCAGCTTCATAAAACATCAGAGACTTCACAATGGAGAAAGGCCTTAtgagtgcagtgaatgtgggaaagcgTTCAGGTACGTCTCCACACTCCTTAGACACTGGAGAGCTCACACTGTGGGAAGGCCTTATAAgtgcaatgaatgtgggaaatTCTTTAGGTATAACTCCACACTCACTAAGCACcagagagttcacactggagaaaggccTTATGAGTGCAGCTTGTGTGGGGAATTCTTCAGGTACAACTCCAACCTCATGAAACACTGGAGGAATCACACTGGAGAGAGGCCTTACAACTGCAGcgagtgtgggaaagcctttagcCACAAGCATATTCTTGTGGAGCATCAGAAAGTCCATACTGGAGAAAGACCGTATGAGTGCAGCAAATGTCAGAAGGCCTTCATTAGGAAGTCCCACCTCGTTCATCACCAGAAAGTCCACACTGAAGCCAGTGTGAGTGCCCTTAATGTGGGGAATTCTTTAGATACAACTCCAACCTCTGAGCAGAGAATTCACGGCGGTAAAGACCTTACGAGTTCAGGGAATATGGTAAATTCTTTGGGTACTACTACAAGCTCCTGA
- the LOC116152185 gene encoding zinc finger protein 547-like isoform X2, producing the protein MFPISHGFLLPQGPTAVAEMLMDPVQGRVVFEDVAIFFSQEEWGLLDEAQRHLYHAVMTENLALLSSLGCWLGAQGEEVPSEQGVSVGVSEVRTPKLGPSTSKALPCEMCDPVSKDLLPEYNTDQGLYVCGVNLSQHQKGQMRDNLSRRDEGRASLLSNSSEPTAERTWTCSGGRKEFHGSTGPIWQLAPHSVGKPRSNTEGREATDSGQSNYKCAQCGKAFRQKQTLVHQKIHTGVRTYECSKCEEFFKYNASFIKHQRLHNGERPYECSECGKAFRYVSTLLRHWRAHTVGRPYKCNECGKFFRYNSTLTKHQRVHTGERPYECSLCGEFFRYNSNLMKHWRNHTGERPYNCSECGKAFSHKHILVEHQKVHTGERPYECSKCQKAFIRKSHLVHHQKVHTEASVSALNVGNSLDTTPTSEQRIHGGKDLTSSGNMVNSLGTTTSS; encoded by the exons ATGTTCCCCATTTCTCATGGCTTCCTTCTTCCCCAGGGACCCACAGCAGTTGCAGAAATGCTTATGGACCCTGTGCAG GGCCGTGTGGTCTTTGAGGACGTGGCCATATTTTTCTCCCAGGAGGAGTGGGGCCTCCTTGATGAAGCTCAGAGACACCTGTACCATGCTGTGATGACGGAGAACTTGGCGCTTCTGTCCTCCCTGG GTTGTTGGCTTGGAGCCCAGGGTGAGGAGGTACCTTCTGAGCAAGGTGTTTCTGTTGGAGTGTCAGAGGTCAGGACACCAAAGCTGGGTCCGTCCACCAGCAAGGCCCTGCCGTGTGAGATGTGTGACCCAGTCTCCAAAGACCTTTTGCCTGAGTACAACACTGATCAAGGGCTGTATGTTTGTGGAGTGAACCTTTCCCAGCACCAAAAGGGGCAGATGAGAGACAACCTTTCCAGAAGAGATGAGGGGAGGGCTTCACTCCTGAGCAACAGCAGCGAGCCCACGGCAGAGAGGACGTGGACGTGCAGCGGAGGCCGGAAGGAGTTCCACGGCAGCACAGGGCCCATCTGGCAGCTTGCCCCGCACAGTGTGGGGAAGCCACGGAGCAACACTGAGGGCAGGGAGGCCACTGACAGTGGGCAAAGCAATTACAAGTGCGCTcaatgtgggaaggccttcaggCAAAAACAGACACTTGTGCACCAGAAAATCCACACGGGTGTAAGGACTTATGAGTGCAGCAAATGCGAGGAATTCTTCAAGTACAATGCCAGCTTCATAAAACATCAGAGACTTCACAATGGAGAAAGGCCTTAtgagtgcagtgaatgtgggaaagcgTTCAGGTACGTCTCCACACTCCTTAGACACTGGAGAGCTCACACTGTGGGAAGGCCTTATAAgtgcaatgaatgtgggaaatTCTTTAGGTATAACTCCACACTCACTAAGCACcagagagttcacactggagaaaggccTTATGAGTGCAGCTTGTGTGGGGAATTCTTCAGGTACAACTCCAACCTCATGAAACACTGGAGGAATCACACTGGAGAGAGGCCTTACAACTGCAGcgagtgtgggaaagcctttagcCACAAGCATATTCTTGTGGAGCATCAGAAAGTCCATACTGGAGAAAGACCGTATGAGTGCAGCAAATGTCAGAAGGCCTTCATTAGGAAGTCCCACCTCGTTCATCACCAGAAAGTCCACACTGAAGCCAGTGTGAGTGCCCTTAATGTGGGGAATTCTTTAGATACAACTCCAACCTCTGAGCAGAGAATTCACGGCGGTAAAGACCTTACGAGTTCAGGGAATATGGTAAATTCTTTGGGTACTACTACAAGCTCCTGA
- the LOC116152185 gene encoding zinc finger protein 547-like isoform X1 → MQMDVSPNGDGMCGPTAVAEMLMDPVQGRVVFEDVAIFFSQEEWGLLDEAQRHLYHAVMTENLALLSSLGCWLGAQGEEVPSEQGVSVGVSEVRTPKLGPSTSKALPCEMCDPVSKDLLPEYNTDQGLYVCGVNLSQHQKGQMRDNLSRRDEGRASLLSNSSEPTAERTWTCSGGRKEFHGSTGPIWQLAPHSVGKPRSNTEGREATDSGQSNYKCAQCGKAFRQKQTLVHQKIHTGVRTYECSKCEEFFKYNASFIKHQRLHNGERPYECSECGKAFRYVSTLLRHWRAHTVGRPYKCNECGKFFRYNSTLTKHQRVHTGERPYECSLCGEFFRYNSNLMKHWRNHTGERPYNCSECGKAFSHKHILVEHQKVHTGERPYECSKCQKAFIRKSHLVHHQKVHTEASVSALNVGNSLDTTPTSEQRIHGGKDLTSSGNMVNSLGTTTSS, encoded by the exons ATGCAGATGGACGTGTCACCAAATGGAGATGGCATGTGT GGACCCACAGCAGTTGCAGAAATGCTTATGGACCCTGTGCAG GGCCGTGTGGTCTTTGAGGACGTGGCCATATTTTTCTCCCAGGAGGAGTGGGGCCTCCTTGATGAAGCTCAGAGACACCTGTACCATGCTGTGATGACGGAGAACTTGGCGCTTCTGTCCTCCCTGG GTTGTTGGCTTGGAGCCCAGGGTGAGGAGGTACCTTCTGAGCAAGGTGTTTCTGTTGGAGTGTCAGAGGTCAGGACACCAAAGCTGGGTCCGTCCACCAGCAAGGCCCTGCCGTGTGAGATGTGTGACCCAGTCTCCAAAGACCTTTTGCCTGAGTACAACACTGATCAAGGGCTGTATGTTTGTGGAGTGAACCTTTCCCAGCACCAAAAGGGGCAGATGAGAGACAACCTTTCCAGAAGAGATGAGGGGAGGGCTTCACTCCTGAGCAACAGCAGCGAGCCCACGGCAGAGAGGACGTGGACGTGCAGCGGAGGCCGGAAGGAGTTCCACGGCAGCACAGGGCCCATCTGGCAGCTTGCCCCGCACAGTGTGGGGAAGCCACGGAGCAACACTGAGGGCAGGGAGGCCACTGACAGTGGGCAAAGCAATTACAAGTGCGCTcaatgtgggaaggccttcaggCAAAAACAGACACTTGTGCACCAGAAAATCCACACGGGTGTAAGGACTTATGAGTGCAGCAAATGCGAGGAATTCTTCAAGTACAATGCCAGCTTCATAAAACATCAGAGACTTCACAATGGAGAAAGGCCTTAtgagtgcagtgaatgtgggaaagcgTTCAGGTACGTCTCCACACTCCTTAGACACTGGAGAGCTCACACTGTGGGAAGGCCTTATAAgtgcaatgaatgtgggaaatTCTTTAGGTATAACTCCACACTCACTAAGCACcagagagttcacactggagaaaggccTTATGAGTGCAGCTTGTGTGGGGAATTCTTCAGGTACAACTCCAACCTCATGAAACACTGGAGGAATCACACTGGAGAGAGGCCTTACAACTGCAGcgagtgtgggaaagcctttagcCACAAGCATATTCTTGTGGAGCATCAGAAAGTCCATACTGGAGAAAGACCGTATGAGTGCAGCAAATGTCAGAAGGCCTTCATTAGGAAGTCCCACCTCGTTCATCACCAGAAAGTCCACACTGAAGCCAGTGTGAGTGCCCTTAATGTGGGGAATTCTTTAGATACAACTCCAACCTCTGAGCAGAGAATTCACGGCGGTAAAGACCTTACGAGTTCAGGGAATATGGTAAATTCTTTGGGTACTACTACAAGCTCCTGA